A single Clavibacter nebraskensis NCPPB 2581 DNA region contains:
- a CDS encoding ABC transporter substrate-binding protein — MPQQSSSAFGNGLTRRSLLSAGVGAAAVGLLAACSGGGGGASGAAAPLKFWNMPWGAPAFLTEDKAISAAYKPASGMGGVSYQQVQWANFTQTFSTAVAANNGPAVSSGGGTTAFLFESQGKIAYADDLIETWKGNGIYDDFLPGLVDTLKTANGYAAVPYNLDMRMYWYRKDLLEKAGADVPTDWDSYEAACAALKKIGVYGYGTRSGAGAFTGFHQIVAHMINNGGGLFDGDQNPDVVTDANIQAVEWVLGMVKNGYVDPRSATYTSDNAYQQMDAGTFGMFWDGAGATANVTPETAAQMVVGDPLVGPGGEKGALYFPNNIMMYKSTPSQENSEAFLTYYYQNMKSLWTKQTGIGLPPLKSIAAEAYADDANTTKILNDWQPISKTWGAPGSNTVFQNVTKVDGTQPTISFAQAVLGGTVTAKAALETLQKELEAGA; from the coding sequence ATGCCACAGCAGTCATCCAGCGCCTTCGGCAACGGCCTCACCCGACGTTCCCTCCTGAGCGCGGGCGTCGGCGCCGCCGCCGTCGGCCTCCTCGCCGCGTGCAGCGGCGGCGGAGGCGGCGCATCGGGCGCCGCCGCGCCCCTCAAGTTCTGGAACATGCCCTGGGGCGCGCCCGCCTTCCTCACCGAGGACAAGGCGATCTCCGCGGCCTACAAGCCGGCGAGCGGCATGGGCGGCGTGAGCTACCAGCAGGTCCAGTGGGCCAACTTCACGCAGACCTTCTCGACCGCGGTCGCCGCCAACAACGGCCCGGCCGTGAGCTCGGGCGGCGGGACGACGGCGTTCCTCTTCGAGTCGCAGGGCAAGATCGCGTACGCGGACGACCTCATCGAGACGTGGAAGGGCAACGGGATCTACGACGACTTCCTCCCGGGCCTCGTCGACACCCTGAAGACGGCCAACGGCTACGCGGCCGTCCCGTACAACCTCGACATGCGCATGTACTGGTACCGCAAGGACCTCCTCGAGAAGGCCGGCGCCGACGTGCCGACCGACTGGGACTCCTACGAGGCCGCGTGCGCCGCGCTCAAGAAGATCGGCGTCTACGGCTACGGCACCCGCTCGGGCGCCGGCGCCTTCACCGGCTTCCACCAGATCGTCGCCCACATGATCAACAACGGCGGCGGCCTCTTCGACGGCGACCAGAACCCGGACGTGGTCACCGACGCCAACATCCAGGCGGTCGAGTGGGTGCTCGGCATGGTGAAGAACGGCTACGTGGACCCCCGCAGCGCCACCTACACCTCCGACAACGCCTACCAGCAGATGGACGCCGGCACCTTCGGCATGTTCTGGGACGGCGCGGGGGCCACGGCCAACGTGACGCCCGAGACCGCGGCGCAGATGGTGGTCGGCGACCCGCTCGTGGGCCCCGGCGGCGAGAAGGGCGCGCTCTACTTCCCGAACAACATCATGATGTACAAGTCGACGCCTAGCCAGGAGAACAGCGAGGCGTTCCTCACGTACTACTACCAGAACATGAAGTCGCTCTGGACGAAGCAGACCGGCATCGGCCTGCCGCCGCTGAAGTCGATCGCCGCGGAGGCGTACGCGGACGACGCGAACACCACCAAGATCCTCAACGACTGGCAGCCCATCTCGAAGACCTGGGGCGCCCCCGGCTCCAACACCGTCTTCCAGAACGTGACCAAGGTCGACGGCACGCAGCCGACGATCTCGTTCGCGCAGGCCGTCCTCGGGGGCACGGTCACGGCGAAGGCCGCCCTCGAGACCCTGCAGAAGGAGCTGGAGGCCGGCGCGTGA
- a CDS encoding carbohydrate ABC transporter permease → MAVDTRDTRVADKIGLARRGVGVAGPGRPPSAPRKARGKTPLGRAGTTLALFALPSLLLLILLNVYPVVYSFLQSLQQGTPSTLPWQTPFVGFENYANVLTSESFRNATTFTIVFTVVGVFGSWLVGLALALLLRTRIPANGLFKVLLLLPWIVPVVVSSTSWNWLVATPQSPVPIILETLGFPDANFLGDPVLAQIVVCVFKVWISFPFMLMMMSSALASVDTNVYEAAKMDGASAWQAFRGVTLPIISRTTYISWVLMTIFCVNDFPTIFLLTQGGPVNATTSLIVLAYQQAFQNLQTGPATAVAFMMTAVLVIVSTLLYRQIKKADIE, encoded by the coding sequence ATGGCCGTCGACACCCGCGACACCCGCGTCGCCGACAAGATCGGGCTGGCCCGCCGCGGCGTCGGCGTGGCCGGCCCCGGTCGGCCGCCGAGCGCGCCGCGGAAGGCCCGGGGGAAGACGCCGCTCGGCCGGGCGGGGACGACGCTGGCACTGTTCGCGCTGCCGTCCCTCCTCCTGCTGATCCTGCTCAACGTCTACCCGGTCGTGTACTCGTTCCTGCAGTCCCTCCAGCAGGGGACGCCGTCGACGCTGCCGTGGCAGACGCCGTTCGTCGGGTTCGAGAACTACGCGAACGTGCTCACCTCGGAGTCGTTCCGCAACGCGACCACCTTCACGATCGTGTTCACGGTCGTGGGGGTGTTCGGGTCGTGGCTCGTGGGGCTCGCGCTCGCGCTGCTGCTGCGCACCCGGATCCCCGCGAACGGGCTCTTCAAGGTGCTGCTGCTCCTGCCGTGGATCGTCCCGGTGGTCGTCTCGTCGACCTCGTGGAACTGGCTGGTGGCGACGCCGCAGAGCCCGGTGCCGATCATCCTCGAGACGCTCGGGTTCCCGGACGCGAACTTCCTCGGCGACCCCGTGCTGGCGCAGATCGTGGTCTGCGTCTTCAAGGTGTGGATCAGCTTCCCGTTCATGCTGATGATGATGTCCTCGGCCCTCGCGTCGGTGGACACCAACGTCTACGAGGCGGCGAAGATGGACGGCGCGAGCGCCTGGCAGGCGTTCCGCGGCGTGACCCTCCCGATCATCTCCCGCACCACGTACATCAGCTGGGTGCTGATGACGATCTTCTGCGTCAACGACTTCCCGACGATCTTCCTGCTCACGCAGGGCGGTCCCGTGAACGCGACGACGTCGCTGATCGTGCTGGCGTACCAGCAGGCGTTCCAGAACCTGCAGACCGGCCCGGCGACCGCGGTGGCCTTCATGATGACGGCCGTGCTGGTCATCGTGTCGACGCTGCTGTACCGGCAGATCAAGAAGGCGGACATCGAATGA
- a CDS encoding carbohydrate ABC transporter permease: MSQALAVGGATSATVGDVKRTSAKQRERKGQWWRFLLIAVITLVVITPILAVLFLSTQPGQNSTATGFTLENFERVLGGTDVVIWLGNSLIVALVTVVVSVVIAAPAGYVLSRSRSKLVSGYSLVLFVVQALPVVTAAIPLFITFSAMGLINTLQGVAIIYIGSTMSVAIWMMAAYIDSIPITLEEAAWMDGASVFSGFVHVVLRNSLPGILSTAIFSFLLAWNDYLIALLFLQDFTKYTLPIGLNTFFQQNAADWGSVMAVAVIMMLPPVLIFALLNKYFSVGGIGGSLAGR, encoded by the coding sequence ATGAGCCAGGCACTCGCCGTCGGCGGCGCCACGTCGGCGACCGTCGGCGACGTCAAGCGGACCTCCGCGAAGCAGCGCGAGCGGAAGGGCCAGTGGTGGCGCTTCCTGCTCATCGCGGTCATCACGCTCGTGGTGATCACGCCCATCCTCGCGGTGCTGTTCCTCTCCACCCAGCCGGGGCAGAACTCCACGGCGACCGGGTTCACGCTCGAGAACTTCGAGCGCGTGCTCGGCGGCACCGACGTGGTGATCTGGCTCGGCAACAGCCTGATCGTCGCGCTCGTGACCGTCGTCGTCTCGGTCGTGATCGCGGCGCCCGCCGGATACGTGCTCAGCCGCTCGCGCTCGAAGCTCGTCTCCGGGTACTCGCTCGTGCTGTTCGTGGTGCAGGCCCTCCCGGTGGTGACGGCGGCGATCCCGCTGTTCATCACGTTCTCGGCGATGGGCCTCATCAACACGCTGCAGGGCGTGGCGATCATCTACATCGGCTCGACCATGTCGGTCGCGATCTGGATGATGGCGGCGTACATCGACTCCATCCCCATCACCCTCGAGGAGGCGGCGTGGATGGACGGCGCGAGCGTGTTCAGCGGCTTCGTCCACGTCGTGCTGCGGAACTCCCTTCCGGGCATCCTCTCGACCGCGATCTTCTCGTTCCTGCTGGCCTGGAACGACTACCTCATCGCGCTCCTGTTCCTGCAGGACTTCACGAAGTACACCCTCCCCATCGGCCTCAACACGTTCTTCCAGCAGAACGCGGCCGACTGGGGCTCGGTGATGGCGGTCGCGGTCATCATGATGCTGCCGCCCGTGCTGATCTTCGCCCTGCTGAACAAGTACTTCAGCGTCGGCGGGATCGGCGGGTCGCTCGCCGGGAGGTGA
- a CDS encoding glycoside hydrolase family 2 protein, with translation MSDSTATAAGSTATAIPKPEHPRPQSTRPDWLNLNGPWQFERDRGDSGLERGLLVRDLAEEILVPFAPESSASGIGDVDFLTAVWYRRTVRIPAGWSGRRVLLHFGAVDHDATVWVGGEEVARHRGGFTSFTADLGVRADEEELTIVVRARDTRDEPQARGKQATWFENTSCFYTRTTGIWQTVWLEPVPEAHIRSAHIEPQRADSSFTVTPELSHRTAGLAFEAVLADAAGEITRAQIPAGDMGARVTLRIPADRVRVWSPEDPHLYDIALRLVDASGDVDHVVDEVASYGGLRSIAIDGRDVLLNGRRVFQRLVLDQGYWPDTLMTSPDDAALVRDIELSMAAGFNGARLHQKVFEKRFLFHADRLGYLVWGEFGDWGAGGGLGKDAQQPTASFITQWIEAVKRDRSHPSIVGWCPLNETYQAIHDRITQLDDVTAGMYLATKAADPSRPVLDASGYSHRVRSSDVYDSHSYEQDPDAFRREQAGLADGRPFVNELQGRAISVPYAGQPFFLSEYGGIWWNPDEIDRPQDASDDPARAVSWGYGERVASVEEWHARFRGLTEVLLEDPLMFGYCFTQLTDTFQEQNGIYDFHRRPKFDIARIREVQEQRAAYEARDDA, from the coding sequence ATGAGCGACAGCACCGCGACCGCCGCCGGCAGCACCGCCACGGCGATCCCCAAGCCCGAGCACCCGCGCCCGCAGTCCACGCGCCCGGACTGGCTGAACCTCAACGGGCCGTGGCAGTTCGAGCGCGACCGCGGCGACAGCGGCCTCGAGCGCGGGCTCCTCGTGCGGGACCTGGCGGAGGAGATCCTCGTGCCGTTCGCGCCGGAGTCCAGCGCGTCGGGCATCGGCGACGTCGACTTCCTCACGGCGGTCTGGTACCGCCGCACCGTGCGGATCCCCGCGGGCTGGAGCGGCCGCCGCGTCCTCCTCCACTTCGGCGCCGTCGACCACGACGCGACCGTGTGGGTGGGCGGCGAGGAGGTCGCCCGGCACCGCGGCGGCTTCACGTCGTTCACGGCGGATCTCGGCGTGCGGGCCGACGAGGAGGAGCTGACCATCGTGGTCCGCGCCCGCGACACCCGCGACGAGCCGCAGGCCCGCGGCAAGCAGGCCACCTGGTTCGAGAACACGTCCTGCTTCTACACGCGCACCACCGGGATCTGGCAGACGGTGTGGCTGGAGCCCGTGCCCGAGGCGCACATCCGCTCGGCGCACATCGAGCCGCAGCGCGCCGACTCCTCGTTCACCGTGACGCCGGAGCTGTCGCACCGCACGGCGGGCCTCGCGTTCGAGGCCGTGCTCGCCGACGCCGCGGGCGAGATCACGCGGGCGCAGATCCCCGCGGGCGACATGGGTGCGCGCGTCACGCTCCGCATCCCCGCGGATCGCGTGCGCGTGTGGTCGCCCGAGGATCCGCACCTGTACGACATCGCGCTGCGCCTGGTCGACGCCTCGGGCGACGTCGACCACGTGGTCGACGAGGTCGCGTCCTACGGCGGCCTCCGCTCCATCGCGATCGACGGCCGCGACGTGCTCCTCAACGGCCGCCGCGTCTTCCAGCGGCTCGTGCTCGACCAGGGCTACTGGCCGGACACGCTCATGACCTCGCCCGACGACGCCGCGCTCGTCCGCGACATCGAGCTGTCCATGGCCGCGGGCTTCAACGGCGCGCGCCTGCACCAGAAGGTGTTCGAGAAGCGGTTCCTCTTCCACGCCGACCGGCTCGGCTACCTCGTATGGGGCGAGTTCGGCGACTGGGGCGCGGGCGGCGGCCTCGGCAAGGACGCGCAGCAGCCGACGGCGTCGTTCATCACCCAGTGGATCGAGGCCGTGAAGCGCGACCGCTCGCACCCGTCGATCGTCGGCTGGTGCCCGCTCAACGAGACGTACCAGGCGATCCACGACCGCATCACGCAGCTCGACGACGTGACCGCCGGCATGTACCTCGCCACGAAGGCGGCGGATCCGTCGCGTCCCGTCCTCGACGCCTCCGGCTACTCGCACCGCGTGCGCTCCTCCGACGTCTACGACTCCCACTCCTACGAGCAGGACCCGGACGCCTTCCGCCGCGAGCAGGCGGGCCTCGCCGACGGCCGCCCGTTCGTCAACGAGCTCCAGGGCCGCGCGATCTCCGTGCCGTACGCCGGCCAGCCGTTCTTCCTCTCGGAGTACGGCGGCATCTGGTGGAACCCCGACGAGATCGACCGCCCGCAGGACGCCTCCGACGACCCCGCGCGCGCCGTCTCCTGGGGCTATGGCGAGCGCGTCGCGAGCGTGGAGGAGTGGCACGCCCGGTTCCGCGGCCTCACCGAGGTGCTGCTCGAGGATCCGCTCATGTTCGGCTACTGCTTCACGCAGCTGACCGACACGTTCCAGGAGCAGAACGGCATCTACGACTTCCACCGCCGCCCGAAGTTCGACATCGCGCGCATCCGCGAGGTGCAGGAGCAGCGGGCGGCGTACGAGGCACGGGACGACGCGTGA
- a CDS encoding Gfo/Idh/MocA family protein, which produces MTTSDRRPGAADAPASDRLPVVVVGAGVMGALWIRMLADSPHAALVGVVDLDVPLAESAVRAAGLDGIAVGASVAEVAARSGARAVVNVTVPQAHRVVNYEALRAGLPVLCEKPLAPTVAEALRQVALADITGGLLMVSQSRRYFTHLTAFREAVAQVGPLAVVHAQFLHEDHEPGFREQMAHPLLVDMSIHHFDQLRYATGEEPVAVRCSSWNPPWSWFAGDAAATADFELASGARFAYVGSRCTPGMPTSWNADWRAYGERGAAHWDGDDVVVLDVPGARFDVPAHPEGIAASLEEFVGSLRTGTTPPTEVRHNVLSLAMVEGAIRSSERGGERVVIADLLEDALAQAIADERSPDVADLLRSWTSAADGIRTPAWGSATATR; this is translated from the coding sequence ATGACCACGTCCGATCGCCGACCGGGGGCCGCCGACGCACCCGCATCCGACCGCCTGCCCGTCGTCGTGGTGGGCGCCGGCGTCATGGGCGCCCTGTGGATCCGGATGCTCGCCGACTCCCCGCACGCCGCGCTCGTGGGCGTCGTCGACCTCGACGTGCCGCTCGCGGAGTCCGCCGTGCGCGCGGCGGGGCTCGACGGGATCGCCGTGGGCGCGTCCGTCGCCGAGGTCGCCGCGCGCTCCGGCGCCCGCGCCGTGGTGAACGTGACCGTGCCGCAGGCGCACCGCGTCGTCAACTACGAGGCGCTCCGCGCGGGCCTGCCGGTGCTGTGCGAGAAGCCGCTCGCGCCGACGGTCGCCGAGGCGCTCCGCCAGGTCGCCCTCGCCGACATCACGGGCGGGCTCCTCATGGTCAGCCAGTCGCGCCGCTACTTCACGCACCTCACGGCGTTCCGCGAGGCGGTCGCGCAGGTCGGCCCGCTCGCGGTCGTGCACGCGCAGTTCCTGCACGAGGATCACGAGCCCGGCTTCCGCGAGCAGATGGCGCACCCGCTGCTCGTCGACATGTCCATCCACCACTTCGACCAGCTCCGCTACGCGACGGGCGAGGAGCCGGTGGCCGTGCGCTGCAGCTCGTGGAATCCGCCGTGGAGCTGGTTCGCGGGCGACGCCGCCGCCACCGCCGACTTCGAGCTCGCGTCCGGCGCGCGGTTCGCCTACGTCGGCAGCCGTTGCACGCCCGGCATGCCCACCTCGTGGAACGCCGACTGGCGCGCGTACGGCGAGCGCGGCGCGGCGCACTGGGACGGCGACGACGTCGTCGTCCTCGACGTCCCGGGCGCCCGGTTCGACGTGCCCGCGCACCCCGAGGGCATCGCGGCGTCGCTCGAGGAGTTCGTCGGATCCCTCCGCACGGGCACCACGCCGCCGACGGAGGTGCGGCACAACGTGCTCAGCCTGGCGATGGTGGAAGGCGCGATCCGCAGCAGCGAGCGGGGCGGCGAGCGCGTCGTCATCGCCGACCTGCTCGAGGACGCGCTCGCGCAGGCGATCGCCGACGAGCGGAGCCCCGACGTCGCCGACCTGCTGCGCTCCTGGACGAGCGCCGCGGACGGCATCCGCACGCCGGCCTGGGGATCCGCGACCGCCACCCGGTGA
- a CDS encoding MMPL family transporter — MASVLYRLGSMAARRAWLVIVSWVVILGIGVGSFLAFAGTLGNSFDIPGTASGAVTDELAQTLPDTAGGTGTVVYRTTDGSAFTDEQKAGISALATSAGDLPGVARVVDPFAVTQQRADQAAQLTSGDAQITAGRSQLDAAQQQLDAGKAQLDAGQQQLTAARQQAEAAGAPAAQIAALDAQQAQLDQQTQALQQQQATVDANRTQLESGAEQAELGRTLLGLTDGIGVVSTDGSTAIVNVSFTDPRLELSEETKESAIAHFQDSHVAGTSVDFATDLAQGVPEIFGIGEVIGLVFAAIVLIVMLGTLIAASLPIVTAVVGVGVGVTASLAFSGIVDMASVTPVLGVMLGLAVGIDYSLFIVNRHRKQMLAGTGVRESIGLANGTSGTAVVFAGSTVIVALLALNVTGVPFLALMGTVGAVCVLVAVLVAITLTPAVLGLAGTRVLRKRDRARASAADPARPQEGTAALKPMSNARAVLTVLGTVVALLVIAIPSLSMRLGLPDGSSEPAGSTSQRAFTTVADEFGEGANGPLLVVADVPAGVADDALLATQVEVAQALHDLDDVVAVAPVANTDDGTVLAFQVLPQEGPNSASTERLVQDIRALPELDGGITLGVAGQAATNIDISEALAAVLPLYLLVVVGLSLLILIVVFRSILLPLIATGGFVLSLFATYGLIVAVFQFGWGAGLIGLESPGPILSFLPVILVGILFGLAMDYQLFLASGMREAYVHGAEARLAVVQGFRAGRAVVTAAALIMVSVFGGFVFSESTIIRSIGFGLAFGVLLDAFVVRMLLMPALMRLLGRSAWWLPRWLDRILPDVDIEGAALEGTHPHASAAADLPAGLPADGGHGAHAAPPTASTIQAETAAAPRD, encoded by the coding sequence ATGGCGTCAGTGCTGTACCGGCTCGGTTCGATGGCCGCGCGTCGCGCGTGGCTCGTGATCGTCTCGTGGGTGGTGATCCTCGGGATCGGCGTGGGCTCGTTCCTCGCGTTCGCCGGCACCCTCGGCAACAGCTTCGACATCCCCGGCACGGCGTCCGGCGCCGTCACCGACGAGCTCGCGCAGACGCTGCCCGACACCGCGGGCGGCACCGGCACGGTCGTCTACCGGACCACCGACGGCTCGGCCTTCACCGACGAGCAGAAGGCGGGCATCTCGGCCCTCGCCACGAGCGCAGGCGACCTGCCGGGCGTCGCGCGCGTCGTGGATCCCTTCGCCGTGACCCAGCAGCGCGCCGACCAGGCCGCGCAGCTGACCAGCGGCGACGCGCAGATCACCGCGGGCCGCAGCCAGCTCGACGCCGCGCAGCAGCAGCTCGACGCCGGGAAGGCGCAGCTCGACGCGGGCCAGCAGCAGCTCACCGCCGCGCGCCAGCAGGCCGAGGCCGCGGGCGCCCCGGCCGCGCAGATCGCCGCCCTCGACGCGCAGCAGGCCCAGCTCGACCAGCAGACCCAGGCCCTCCAGCAGCAGCAGGCCACGGTCGACGCGAATCGCACGCAGCTCGAGTCGGGCGCCGAGCAGGCCGAACTCGGCCGCACGCTCCTCGGCCTCACGGACGGCATCGGCGTCGTGTCGACGGACGGCTCGACGGCGATCGTCAACGTCTCCTTCACGGATCCGCGCCTCGAGCTCTCCGAGGAGACCAAGGAGTCCGCGATCGCGCACTTCCAGGACTCCCACGTCGCCGGCACGAGCGTCGACTTCGCGACCGACCTCGCGCAGGGCGTCCCCGAGATCTTCGGCATCGGCGAGGTCATCGGCCTCGTGTTCGCGGCCATCGTGCTCATCGTGATGCTCGGCACGCTCATCGCGGCGTCGCTCCCCATCGTCACCGCGGTGGTCGGCGTGGGCGTCGGCGTCACGGCGTCGCTCGCGTTCTCCGGGATCGTCGACATGGCGTCGGTGACCCCGGTGCTGGGCGTGATGCTGGGCCTCGCGGTCGGCATCGACTACTCCCTCTTCATCGTCAACCGACACCGGAAGCAGATGCTCGCGGGCACGGGCGTGCGCGAGTCGATCGGGCTCGCCAACGGCACGTCGGGCACGGCGGTCGTGTTCGCGGGATCCACCGTGATCGTCGCGCTCCTCGCCCTCAACGTCACGGGCGTGCCGTTCCTCGCGCTGATGGGCACGGTCGGCGCGGTCTGCGTGCTCGTCGCCGTGCTGGTCGCGATCACGCTGACGCCCGCGGTGCTCGGCCTCGCCGGCACGCGCGTGCTGCGGAAGCGCGACCGCGCCCGCGCGTCGGCCGCCGACCCGGCCCGCCCGCAGGAGGGCACCGCGGCGCTGAAGCCCATGTCGAACGCGCGCGCCGTGCTCACGGTGCTCGGCACGGTCGTCGCCCTGCTCGTCATCGCGATCCCGAGCCTGTCGATGCGGCTCGGCCTGCCCGACGGATCCAGCGAGCCGGCCGGATCCACCAGCCAGCGCGCCTTCACCACGGTCGCCGACGAGTTCGGCGAGGGCGCCAACGGCCCGCTGCTCGTGGTCGCCGACGTGCCGGCCGGCGTCGCGGACGATGCCCTGCTCGCCACGCAGGTCGAGGTCGCGCAGGCGCTGCACGACCTCGACGACGTGGTCGCCGTGGCGCCCGTCGCGAACACCGACGACGGCACGGTGCTCGCGTTCCAGGTGCTCCCGCAGGAGGGCCCGAACAGCGCGTCGACCGAGCGGCTCGTGCAGGACATCCGCGCGCTGCCCGAGCTCGACGGCGGCATCACGCTCGGCGTCGCCGGCCAGGCCGCCACCAACATCGACATCTCCGAGGCGCTGGCCGCGGTGCTGCCGCTCTACCTGCTCGTGGTCGTGGGCCTGTCGCTGCTGATCCTGATCGTGGTGTTCCGCTCGATCCTCCTGCCGCTCATCGCGACCGGCGGCTTCGTGCTGTCGCTCTTCGCGACCTACGGCCTCATCGTCGCGGTGTTCCAGTTCGGCTGGGGCGCGGGGCTCATCGGGCTGGAGAGCCCGGGGCCGATCCTGAGCTTCCTGCCGGTGATCCTCGTGGGGATCCTGTTCGGCCTCGCCATGGACTACCAGCTGTTCCTCGCGAGCGGCATGCGGGAGGCGTACGTGCACGGCGCCGAGGCCCGGCTCGCGGTGGTGCAGGGCTTCCGGGCGGGGCGCGCGGTCGTCACGGCGGCGGCGCTCATCATGGTGTCGGTGTTCGGCGGGTTCGTCTTCTCGGAGTCGACCATCATCCGGTCCATCGGCTTCGGCCTCGCGTTCGGCGTGCTCCTCGACGCATTCGTGGTGCGCATGCTGCTGATGCCCGCGCTCATGCGCCTGCTCGGCCGCTCGGCGTGGTGGCTGCCGCGATGGCTCGACCGGATCCTCCCGGACGTCGACATCGAGGGCGCGGCGCTCGAGGGCACGCACCCGCACGCGTCGGCGGCGGCGGATCTCCCGGCCGGCCTCCCGGCGGACGGCGGGCACGGCGCGCACGCGGCCCCGCCCACCGCGTCCACCATCCAGGCGGAGACGGCGGCGGCCCCGCGCGACTGA
- a CDS encoding TetR/AcrR family transcriptional regulator, protein MNEHRTGRVRSEAAREAILGATVRLIHAVGYDHLTIEGVAKEAGVGKQTIYRWWPSRGALIAECMTEGRLIPVEFAVPDTGDLLADIERWLTDVLAVLDAPAGGPLVRSLVAAAAEDEAVGDHLGSSLGVDRGLSERLASGIRAGQLPADAPVEELGQAILGVIVLRVLGRKADHAESVTRLVRFVLGSGGATERTARR, encoded by the coding sequence GTGAACGAGCACCGAACCGGGCGGGTCCGCAGCGAGGCGGCCCGCGAGGCGATCCTCGGTGCGACCGTGCGCCTCATCCACGCCGTCGGCTACGACCACCTCACGATCGAGGGCGTCGCCAAGGAGGCGGGCGTCGGCAAGCAGACGATCTACCGGTGGTGGCCGTCGCGCGGCGCGCTCATCGCCGAGTGCATGACCGAGGGGCGCCTGATCCCGGTGGAGTTCGCCGTGCCCGACACGGGCGACCTCCTCGCCGACATCGAGCGCTGGCTCACCGACGTGCTGGCCGTGCTCGACGCGCCGGCGGGCGGCCCGCTCGTCCGCTCGCTCGTGGCGGCCGCCGCCGAGGACGAGGCCGTGGGCGACCACCTCGGCTCGAGCCTCGGCGTCGACCGCGGCCTGTCCGAGCGGCTGGCCTCGGGGATCCGCGCGGGCCAGCTGCCCGCCGACGCGCCCGTGGAGGAGCTCGGCCAGGCGATCCTCGGCGTCATCGTGCTGCGCGTGCTCGGACGGAAGGCCGACCACGCCGAGAGCGTGACGCGGCTGGTGCGGTTCGTGCTGGGATCCGGCGGGGCGACGGAGAGGACCGCCCGGCGCTGA
- a CDS encoding D-2-hydroxyacid dehydrogenase family protein, translating into MTAPIRIAVLDDHQGVSDGLADWGSIPGATATAFREHLGSAEQVIAALQPFDVVVAMRERTRFDEAVLSSLPALRLLVTTGRANAAIDLAAAARAGILVSGGATGGTSGAAEITWALILAALRHVPEEDRRVRDGLWQGTVGGDLQGRRLGIVGLGAIGSRVARVALAFDMEVAAWSRHLDPERARGLGVIPVGKDELVATADVLSVHAKLDASSRGLIGASDIAAMKPTAILVNTARGPLVDEAALLAALHAGRIRGAALDVFDREPLPLDSPWRSAPRTVLTPHLGYVTEDTYRRFFAEAHESVAAWAAGAPIRLLG; encoded by the coding sequence ATGACCGCACCGATCCGCATCGCCGTCCTCGACGACCACCAGGGCGTCTCCGACGGGCTCGCCGACTGGGGATCGATCCCCGGCGCGACCGCCACCGCGTTCCGGGAGCACCTCGGATCCGCCGAGCAGGTGATCGCCGCGCTCCAGCCCTTCGACGTGGTGGTGGCCATGCGCGAGCGCACCCGCTTCGACGAGGCCGTGCTCTCCTCCCTCCCCGCGCTCCGGCTGCTCGTGACCACCGGGCGCGCGAACGCCGCCATCGACCTGGCGGCGGCGGCGCGCGCCGGGATCCTCGTCTCGGGCGGCGCCACCGGCGGCACCTCGGGCGCGGCCGAGATCACCTGGGCGCTCATCCTCGCCGCGCTCCGGCACGTGCCCGAGGAGGACCGCCGCGTGCGCGACGGCCTCTGGCAGGGCACCGTCGGCGGCGACCTCCAGGGCCGGCGGCTCGGGATCGTCGGGCTCGGCGCGATCGGCTCCCGCGTCGCCCGGGTCGCGCTCGCGTTCGACATGGAGGTGGCGGCCTGGAGCCGGCACCTGGATCCGGAGCGGGCGCGCGGCCTCGGCGTGATCCCGGTGGGCAAGGACGAGCTGGTCGCCACCGCCGACGTGCTCAGCGTGCACGCCAAGCTCGACGCGTCGTCCCGCGGGCTCATCGGGGCGAGCGACATCGCCGCGATGAAGCCCACGGCGATCCTCGTGAACACCGCGCGCGGACCGCTCGTCGACGAGGCCGCGCTGCTCGCCGCCCTGCATGCGGGTCGGATCCGCGGCGCCGCCCTCGACGTCTTCGACCGCGAGCCCCTGCCGCTGGACTCGCCCTGGCGGTCCGCGCCGCGCACGGTGCTCACGCCGCACCTCGGCTACGTGACGGAGGACACCTACCGCCGGTTCTTCGCGGAGGCGCACGAGAGCGTGGCGGCGTGGGCCGCGGGGGCCCCGATCCGGCTGCTCGGCTGA